The Hymenobacter oligotrophus genome has a window encoding:
- the porG gene encoding type IX secretion system protein PorG, producing the protein MTKTFLFKTLLVCSVQAGGVFFAQSATAQNTSEIGLGLGALNYKGELAPEYRLLNNRPAVSAFYRKDISAPVTLRGTVTYGLIRGNDADLTGEGGNPLPLPAYRQANLKGSLLDVSATLEYNFFDFHNRRDKVRFTPYVYTGIAGFLGFTRLSGPLPGFDEKSNTLGLAIPAGVGLKLALSRRWNLGLETGARRALTDLLDHVKDQSPAVANRFDKDWYYYSGVSVSFTFYKINCPDSYGNKPRL; encoded by the coding sequence ATGACAAAGACATTCCTCTTCAAAACGCTCCTTGTTTGCTCCGTGCAAGCAGGGGGCGTTTTTTTTGCCCAAAGCGCAACCGCTCAAAACACCAGCGAAATCGGGTTAGGTCTAGGTGCCCTGAACTACAAAGGCGAATTAGCACCTGAATACCGGCTGCTCAACAATCGGCCAGCTGTATCGGCCTTCTACCGAAAGGATATCTCGGCGCCGGTTACCTTGCGCGGCACCGTAACGTACGGATTGATCCGGGGTAACGACGCCGACTTGACGGGAGAAGGCGGAAACCCGTTGCCACTGCCAGCCTACCGGCAAGCCAACCTGAAGGGTTCGTTGCTCGATGTATCAGCCACTCTCGAATACAACTTCTTCGACTTTCATAACCGACGCGACAAGGTCCGTTTCACACCTTATGTGTACACGGGCATTGCTGGTTTTCTAGGCTTTACCCGTTTATCAGGCCCGTTGCCCGGTTTTGATGAAAAAAGCAACACCCTAGGGCTGGCTATTCCGGCGGGGGTAGGGCTCAAACTGGCGCTGTCGCGGCGTTGGAACCTAGGGCTCGAAACCGGCGCGCGGCGGGCACTTACCGATTTGCTCGACCACGTTAAAGACCAAAGCCCGGCCGTAGCCAACCGCTTCGATAAGGATTGGTATTATTACTCAGGGGTAAGCGTGTCGTTTACTTTCTACAAAATCAACTGCCCCGATTCGTACGGCAACAAGCCGCGCCTGTAG
- a CDS encoding isoprenyl transferase, whose protein sequence is MSVPSAIDPSRIPSHVAVIMDGNGRWAKKRGGLRIFGHQSAITAVRETVEAAAELGVSVLTLYAFSTENWGRPKHEVMALMQLLVHTIRQETPTLLKNSIRLQAIGDTSQLPQACQRELAEAMELTAAGTRTTLVLALSYSGRWDLAQAARKLSVDVAAGKVMPDAVTEDVLAGYLATAGMPDPELLIRTSGEQRISNFLLWQLAYTELYITELLWPDFRREHFYEAVLAYQSRERRFGKTSEQLTVS, encoded by the coding sequence ATGTCGGTCCCATCAGCTATAGACCCTTCACGTATCCCCTCTCACGTAGCCGTAATCATGGACGGCAACGGGCGGTGGGCGAAGAAGCGCGGCGGACTGCGCATCTTCGGGCACCAAAGTGCCATTACCGCTGTTCGCGAGACGGTGGAGGCTGCTGCCGAGCTTGGCGTATCGGTCCTGACGCTGTACGCTTTTTCAACCGAAAATTGGGGCCGTCCGAAGCACGAGGTGATGGCCCTGATGCAGTTGTTGGTACACACCATCCGGCAAGAAACGCCTACGCTGCTGAAAAACAGCATCCGGCTGCAGGCCATTGGCGATACTTCGCAACTACCACAGGCGTGCCAGCGCGAGTTGGCCGAAGCCATGGAGCTAACTGCCGCCGGAACGCGCACCACTTTGGTGCTGGCCCTTAGCTACAGCGGCCGTTGGGATTTGGCGCAGGCCGCCCGCAAGCTGTCGGTTGATGTGGCTGCCGGCAAGGTGATGCCCGATGCTGTAACCGAGGATGTGTTAGCTGGTTATTTGGCAACGGCGGGCATGCCCGATCCTGAGCTGCTAATTCGGACCAGTGGGGAGCAGCGCATCAGCAATTTTTTGCTGTGGCAACTGGCCTACACCGAACTTTATATTACCGAGCTGTTGTGGCCCGATTTCCGCCGCGAACATTTCTACGAAGCTGTTCTGGCTTACCAAAGCCGCGAACGGCGTTTTGGAAAAACCAGTGAGCAACTGACCGTTTCGTAA
- the bamA gene encoding outer membrane protein assembly factor BamA, which produces MSPFFLRLSSVMLAGLLLGLAKPLSAQTQPAGRATSQEPQRYEIGGITVSGARFLDANTLIGLTGLKVGDPVSIPGEELGRAIRKLWDQGILGDVQVVVDRVEGNRVFLDFQLKERPRLSKIFFTGISKTQADDLRNKIKIVRGKVVTDALLSNTRQAVRKFYTDKGFMNVKVNIAQEADSTLPNSVELVIDVDKGDKVRISDIAFIGNEAIADGKLKGKMKKTKEKKPYKFLNSGKFQKAEFEADKEKVIEFYNSQGFRDAIITADSLVTVKDKKGEAEKLQLRIYVEEGPKYYFRNITWNGNYLYDDKTLASILGIKKGDTYSKESLDKRLNYNPTGQDVTSIYMNDGYLFFQIEPVETRVEGDSIDIEMRLTEGVQARVKDINIAGNTKTSDHVIRRELRTLPGDKFNRELLIRSQRELASLGYFDPEKVGMNPVPNPADGTVDINYSVVEKPSDQITLSGGWGGYAGFIGTVGLVFNNFSLRKASELRNWRPVPGGDGQRLALNVQANGLQFQSYSFSFTEPWLGGRKPNALSFTLNKSIQRFSTGSNFDVRAGSFIKVNSASVSLGRRLRWPDDYFTLSNSLSFSQYKLKDYPYFSGFSTGNANNFTFNTTLARNSTDNPTFTRRGSALSLSLNLTPPYSVFPGAHPNVNEWVEFHKWMFDASWFTPLGGKFVLNTRAHFGFIGRYNQNRQIGPFERFKLGGAGLGFGGAANFLVGTEFVGLRGYDDPNEQFAIQNPNSSGGVAYNKYVMELRYPVSLNPAATVYVLGFAEAGNAFENYSTYNPYKLYRSAGVGARIFMSAFGLLGFDYGYGFDTVTPYAPTNGKQDRGKFHFIIGQQIR; this is translated from the coding sequence ATGAGTCCTTTCTTTTTGCGGCTGAGCAGTGTAATGCTGGCCGGGCTGCTGCTAGGGTTGGCCAAGCCGCTTAGCGCACAAACGCAGCCGGCCGGCAGAGCTACCAGCCAAGAGCCGCAGCGCTACGAAATTGGCGGTATCACCGTCAGCGGAGCCCGTTTTTTGGATGCCAATACGCTGATAGGCCTGACGGGCCTAAAGGTTGGCGACCCTGTTTCGATACCGGGCGAAGAGCTGGGCCGTGCAATTCGGAAGCTGTGGGACCAAGGCATCCTGGGCGACGTGCAGGTGGTGGTCGACCGCGTTGAGGGCAACCGAGTTTTCCTCGATTTTCAGTTGAAGGAACGTCCTCGCCTCTCCAAAATTTTCTTCACGGGCATCAGTAAAACCCAAGCCGACGACCTGCGCAACAAGATTAAAATCGTGCGCGGCAAAGTGGTTACGGATGCCTTGCTCAGCAACACGCGCCAAGCCGTTCGGAAATTCTACACCGATAAAGGCTTCATGAACGTGAAGGTGAACATCGCGCAAGAGGCCGATTCGACGCTGCCGAACAGCGTGGAATTGGTCATCGATGTTGACAAGGGCGATAAAGTTCGCATCTCGGATATTGCTTTCATCGGGAATGAAGCCATTGCCGATGGCAAGCTGAAAGGCAAGATGAAAAAGACCAAGGAGAAGAAACCTTACAAGTTTCTGAACTCCGGTAAGTTTCAGAAAGCCGAGTTCGAGGCCGACAAAGAGAAGGTAATCGAGTTCTATAACTCGCAAGGCTTCCGCGACGCCATCATCACGGCCGATTCGCTGGTTACGGTAAAAGACAAGAAAGGCGAAGCTGAAAAGCTACAGCTGCGCATATACGTGGAGGAGGGGCCGAAGTACTACTTCCGCAACATTACCTGGAACGGTAACTACCTCTACGACGACAAAACGCTGGCCTCGATTCTGGGTATCAAGAAAGGGGATACCTACAGCAAAGAGTCGTTGGACAAGCGCCTGAATTACAATCCCACGGGCCAAGACGTAACGTCGATCTACATGAACGACGGCTACTTGTTCTTCCAGATCGAGCCCGTAGAAACCCGCGTGGAAGGCGACTCAATCGACATTGAGATGCGCCTGACCGAGGGCGTGCAGGCCCGCGTGAAAGACATTAACATTGCCGGCAATACCAAAACGTCGGACCACGTAATCCGGCGCGAACTGCGTACCCTGCCCGGCGACAAGTTTAACCGCGAGCTGCTTATTCGCTCGCAGCGCGAACTGGCTTCCCTAGGTTACTTCGACCCGGAGAAGGTAGGCATGAACCCTGTGCCCAACCCGGCCGATGGCACCGTGGACATTAACTACTCCGTGGTTGAAAAGCCTTCTGACCAGATTACCCTTTCGGGTGGCTGGGGTGGCTACGCCGGGTTTATCGGCACGGTGGGCCTGGTGTTCAACAATTTCTCGCTGCGCAAGGCCTCGGAGCTGCGCAATTGGCGCCCTGTGCCCGGCGGCGACGGGCAACGCCTGGCCCTGAACGTGCAGGCCAACGGCTTGCAATTTCAGTCGTATTCGTTTTCGTTCACGGAGCCTTGGCTAGGGGGGCGTAAGCCCAATGCGCTTTCGTTTACCCTGAACAAGAGCATTCAGCGCTTCTCTACGGGCAGCAACTTTGATGTGCGTGCGGGCAGTTTCATCAAGGTAAACAGCGCTTCGGTGAGCTTAGGCCGCCGCCTGCGCTGGCCCGACGACTACTTTACGCTCAGCAACAGCTTGTCGTTTAGCCAATACAAACTGAAGGACTATCCGTACTTCAGCGGCTTTAGCACCGGCAACGCCAACAACTTCACCTTCAATACCACGCTGGCGCGTAACAGTACCGACAACCCCACCTTCACGCGCCGGGGCTCGGCCTTGTCGCTGTCGCTGAACCTGACACCGCCGTACTCAGTATTCCCGGGGGCGCACCCCAATGTAAACGAGTGGGTGGAGTTCCACAAATGGATGTTCGACGCCTCGTGGTTTACGCCCCTAGGTGGCAAGTTTGTGCTGAACACCCGGGCCCACTTCGGGTTTATCGGGCGCTACAACCAAAACCGTCAGATTGGCCCGTTCGAGCGGTTTAAGCTGGGAGGGGCGGGCCTGGGCTTTGGCGGCGCGGCCAACTTCCTGGTTGGTACCGAGTTTGTGGGCCTGCGCGGCTACGACGACCCCAACGAGCAGTTCGCCATTCAGAACCCCAACTCGTCGGGTGGTGTGGCCTACAACAAGTACGTGATGGAGTTGCGCTACCCTGTGTCGCTGAACCCGGCGGCCACGGTGTATGTGCTGGGCTTTGCCGAAGCCGGTAACGCCTTCGAAAATTACTCGACCTACAACCCCTACAAGCTGTACCGCTCGGCGGGCGTGGGGGCGCGTATTTTCATGTCGGCATTTGGTTTGCTAGGCTTCGATTACGGATACGGTTTCGATACCGTAACACCGTATGCGCCTACCAACGGCAAGCAAGACCGTGGCAAATTCCACTTCATCATCGGCCAGCAAATTCGCTAA
- a CDS encoding OmpH family outer membrane protein, which produces MKRLLFVLPLLWLALMPARVQAQKFGYIDSEFIMGKMPAYAQAQQELNTLSQNWQKDIEAQKKDLDRLYRTYQAEEVLLTEPMKKKRQDEILKKEQDIKAYQNKVFGYEGQLFKKRQELTKPVQDQVFEAVEKVAKKKQLAIIFDKSGDLTMLYTNPAHDYTEFVLEELGLASEERNQPAAKGPVRSVQTPTTPGGTADDAEFEDQRPAAKPATPAKGKQPARPGARNN; this is translated from the coding sequence ATGAAACGACTATTGTTTGTGCTGCCGCTATTGTGGCTAGCGCTGATGCCTGCCCGGGTGCAGGCCCAGAAATTCGGCTACATCGACTCGGAGTTCATCATGGGCAAAATGCCCGCTTATGCGCAAGCGCAGCAAGAGCTCAACACCCTGTCGCAGAACTGGCAGAAGGACATCGAGGCCCAGAAAAAGGACCTTGACCGGTTGTACCGCACTTACCAAGCCGAGGAAGTGCTGCTGACCGAACCCATGAAGAAGAAGCGCCAGGACGAAATCCTCAAAAAGGAGCAAGACATCAAGGCGTACCAGAACAAGGTCTTCGGTTACGAAGGACAGTTGTTTAAAAAGCGTCAGGAGCTAACCAAGCCGGTGCAGGATCAGGTGTTTGAAGCGGTTGAAAAAGTGGCTAAGAAGAAGCAATTGGCCATTATTTTCGACAAATCCGGCGACCTGACCATGCTTTACACCAACCCTGCGCACGATTACACGGAATTTGTGCTGGAGGAATTGGGTTTAGCATCTGAAGAGCGCAACCAGCCTGCTGCCAAAGGCCCGGTACGCAGCGTTCAGACCCCGACCACGCCCGGCGGCACCGCCGACGACGCGGAGTTTGAGGACCAACGCCCGGCCGCCAAACCCGCGACACCGGCTAAGGGCAAGCAGCCCGCCCGCCCAGGTGCCCGGAATAATTAA
- a CDS encoding OmpH family outer membrane protein translates to MTLTRKFRLVLAAAALTLAAAPAALAQTAPATASASLKIGYTNVDYVLSQMPESRQIESQLKDYSTQLENQLKTKYQEYQTKAEAYQKGAATMSDPVRADKEKELTNLQQSIQEFQRNAESSVQQKQQQLLKPVYDKLQKTIDVVADKNGYTYVFNSDAGFGTTPILLHGPKDGDISDLVLKEMGVTPGQNNQAAASAKPASTTPATPAAQPASSKTKVKKK, encoded by the coding sequence ATGACCCTGACCCGCAAGTTTCGCCTCGTGTTGGCCGCCGCAGCCCTTACGCTGGCTGCCGCTCCTGCCGCCCTGGCTCAGACTGCTCCGGCCACTGCGTCGGCTTCGCTGAAAATCGGCTACACCAACGTTGATTATGTGTTGAGCCAGATGCCCGAAAGCCGTCAGATCGAATCGCAGCTGAAGGACTACAGCACCCAGCTGGAAAACCAGCTGAAAACCAAGTACCAGGAGTACCAGACGAAGGCCGAAGCCTACCAAAAGGGTGCCGCCACGATGTCGGACCCGGTGCGTGCCGATAAAGAAAAAGAGCTGACCAACCTTCAGCAGTCCATTCAGGAGTTTCAGCGCAACGCCGAATCGTCGGTGCAGCAAAAGCAACAGCAGTTGCTGAAGCCCGTGTACGACAAGCTGCAGAAGACCATTGACGTGGTAGCTGACAAAAACGGCTATACCTACGTGTTCAACTCCGATGCAGGCTTTGGCACCACGCCTATTCTGCTACACGGCCCGAAAGATGGCGACATCTCGGACCTGGTACTGAAAGAAATGGGCGTAACGCCCGGCCAGAATAACCAGGCCGCTGCCTCGGCCAAGCCCGCCAGCACCACGCCTGCTACGCCGGCCGCTCAGCCCGCCAGCAGCAAAACCAAGGTTAAGAAGAAGTAA
- a CDS encoding RluA family pseudouridine synthase, whose product MHELNPDLLPDDLALGAAAEEDELYEHHRIQADGRQEPMRLDKFLLNRLPNVSRTKVQAGIEAEAVQVNGKPAKPSYKVKPGDVITVTLPEPPREDKVVPEAMELDIRYEDDQLLLVNKPAGMVVHPAYGNWNGTLVNGLAWHLQNLPTGRNGAIRPGLIHRIDKDTSGLLVIGKTELAMTHLSNQFFYHTIERTYLALVWGVPKEAQGTIRGNIGRHPKDRKLMTVFPEGSDVGKHAVTHYRVLQSFGSVSLLQCNLETGRTHQIRAHMKHLGHPLFADAAYGGDRILYGQRTGSYKTFVENTFEVLPRQALHAKSLGFVHPTTGQHLQFEVELPADFRTALERWEKYAAQLA is encoded by the coding sequence ATGCACGAGCTAAACCCCGATTTGCTGCCCGATGACCTCGCCCTAGGTGCCGCGGCCGAAGAAGACGAGCTTTACGAGCACCACCGGATTCAGGCCGATGGGCGGCAGGAGCCCATGCGGCTCGATAAGTTTTTGCTTAACCGCTTGCCCAACGTATCGCGCACCAAAGTGCAGGCCGGCATTGAGGCCGAAGCGGTGCAAGTGAACGGCAAGCCCGCCAAGCCGAGCTACAAAGTGAAGCCCGGCGACGTGATTACCGTGACGCTGCCCGAGCCACCTAGGGAAGACAAAGTCGTGCCGGAGGCCATGGAGCTGGACATCCGCTACGAAGACGACCAACTGCTGCTCGTAAACAAGCCTGCCGGCATGGTGGTGCACCCGGCCTACGGCAACTGGAACGGCACGCTGGTAAACGGCTTGGCCTGGCACTTGCAAAACCTGCCTACGGGCCGCAACGGCGCCATCCGGCCTGGCCTCATACACCGCATCGACAAGGACACCTCGGGGCTGTTGGTCATCGGTAAAACCGAGCTGGCCATGACGCATCTTTCAAACCAGTTCTTCTACCACACCATCGAGCGGACATACTTAGCTTTGGTGTGGGGCGTACCCAAGGAGGCGCAAGGCACCATTAGGGGAAACATTGGGCGGCACCCCAAAGATCGTAAGCTGATGACCGTGTTTCCGGAAGGCAGCGACGTGGGCAAACATGCCGTAACGCACTACCGCGTGTTGCAAAGCTTCGGAAGCGTAAGCCTGCTGCAGTGCAACCTCGAAACCGGCCGCACGCACCAAATCCGGGCGCACATGAAGCACCTAGGGCACCCGCTCTTTGCCGATGCAGCCTACGGCGGCGACCGTATTTTGTACGGGCAACGCACGGGCTCTTACAAAACCTTCGTAGAGAATACCTTTGAGGTGCTACCGCGCCAAGCCTTGCACGCTAAATCCCTAGGTTTCGTGCACCCCACCACGGGCCAGCACCTGCAGTTTGAGGTGGAGTTGCCGGCCGATTTTCGGACGGCGCTGGAGCGTTGGGAAAAATACGCTGCCCAACTGGCTTAG
- a CDS encoding tetratricopeptide repeat protein: protein MNNKPWKLTLLAAFSLAGTAAFAQNVQSAQKAIQLERYSEAKRTLLPQANTNFEAAFELGRLYQKQEKTDSAAYYFNLASNDPKSPMARVSAGRAYLAQGKKADAEAQFEAAAKMSKNKDAKVLAAIGQAYAESDVKDSQKGIDYLNQALKLNKKDDPAMLVALGDIYEKRENGGGEAMTAYDRALSADPNYLPAYYRKGRLNVRARNGKDALANFQKVTSIDPNFAPVYREMADMYYYAGQYDQASQTMKKYTDMSEKSPNTQATYAAFLYLNKKYPEALTQIQEVLAKDPTNVTMNRLLAYSLFESGQNDQAVAAMDKYMKMVPQDKILTEDYVYQGKILTKAGRSDEGIAIIERAIKADPSKASELQNDLASAYLLKKDYPKAIAVYKAKMAGGAQLTDQVRLANVYSLNKQYQQSDSLLNIVITARPTYAPGYLLRAQANANLDPDTKQGLAKPHYEKYIELAKADPEKNKTGLAEAYRYLGYYHYQKGDKQASLPFWQQALALNPGDAQATAAINDISGKGKTATKAPVKKK, encoded by the coding sequence ATGAACAATAAGCCCTGGAAGCTCACGCTCCTCGCTGCTTTCTCGCTGGCCGGCACTGCGGCATTTGCCCAGAACGTGCAAAGCGCCCAGAAGGCCATTCAGCTTGAGCGCTACAGCGAAGCTAAGCGTACGCTGTTGCCGCAAGCCAACACGAACTTTGAAGCTGCATTTGAGCTTGGCCGCCTGTACCAGAAACAGGAAAAAACCGATTCGGCTGCTTACTACTTCAACTTGGCCTCCAACGACCCTAAGTCGCCGATGGCCAGGGTGTCTGCCGGCCGGGCTTACCTTGCGCAGGGCAAAAAGGCCGACGCGGAAGCGCAGTTTGAGGCCGCTGCCAAAATGAGCAAGAACAAGGATGCCAAAGTTCTGGCAGCCATTGGCCAGGCCTACGCCGAGTCCGATGTTAAGGACAGCCAGAAGGGCATTGATTACCTGAACCAAGCCCTTAAGCTGAACAAGAAGGACGACCCGGCTATGCTGGTTGCCCTAGGTGACATTTACGAAAAGCGCGAAAACGGCGGCGGCGAAGCCATGACGGCTTACGACCGTGCCCTGAGCGCCGACCCCAACTACCTGCCTGCTTACTACCGCAAAGGCCGGTTGAACGTGCGCGCCCGCAACGGCAAAGATGCCTTGGCCAACTTCCAGAAGGTAACCAGCATCGACCCGAACTTTGCGCCGGTGTACCGCGAAATGGCCGACATGTACTACTACGCCGGCCAGTATGATCAGGCGTCGCAGACGATGAAAAAGTACACCGACATGTCGGAGAAGTCGCCCAATACCCAAGCGACTTATGCCGCCTTCCTGTACTTGAACAAGAAGTACCCGGAAGCTCTGACGCAGATTCAGGAAGTGTTGGCCAAGGATCCGACCAACGTGACCATGAACCGCCTGTTGGCTTACTCGCTGTTCGAATCGGGCCAGAACGACCAGGCTGTGGCTGCTATGGACAAGTACATGAAGATGGTTCCGCAGGACAAAATCCTGACGGAGGACTACGTGTACCAAGGCAAAATTCTGACGAAAGCCGGCCGTTCCGACGAGGGCATTGCCATCATCGAGCGTGCTATTAAGGCTGACCCCAGCAAAGCTTCCGAACTGCAAAACGATTTGGCTTCGGCTTACCTGCTGAAGAAAGATTACCCGAAGGCCATTGCCGTGTACAAAGCCAAAATGGCTGGCGGCGCGCAGCTAACCGACCAGGTGCGCTTGGCCAACGTGTACTCGCTCAACAAGCAGTACCAGCAATCCGATAGCCTGCTGAACATTGTAATAACGGCTCGCCCCACCTACGCCCCCGGCTACCTGCTGCGTGCGCAAGCCAACGCCAACCTCGACCCCGATACCAAGCAAGGGTTGGCCAAACCGCACTACGAGAAGTACATCGAGCTAGCCAAAGCCGACCCGGAGAAAAATAAAACCGGCCTGGCCGAAGCTTACCGCTACCTGGGCTACTACCACTACCAGAAAGGCGACAAGCAGGCTTCGCTCCCGTTCTGGCAGCAGGCCCTGGCCCTCAACCCCGGCGATGCGCAAGCCACGGCTGCTATCAACGACATTAGCGGCAAAGGCAAAACCGCTACCAAAGCTCCGGTGAAGAAAAAGTAA